Proteins encoded by one window of Chromobacterium violaceum ATCC 12472:
- a CDS encoding glycosyltransferase has protein sequence MRHTILFIIDGLPGGGAERVVITLAGEMAARGHQVTIASLQASLDYAIPAGVDYLLVEDRYRGPLRRQTEIRRRARQLDGALRRHFAGRRIDLAVSNLPKTDRIVAACPYLEQAWLCLHCAIQAGQLAERSGIRRWLKKRQLVRTYSGRKLITVCQALQRDVLDCGIRPARMEAIYNPFDLDWIRRRAAQPCPMDGEDFILHVGRFNHQKRHDRLLEAFKLSGYPGKLALLGQGGQAELSAIQVQAERLGVADRLVVAGFTDNPYAYMRAARALVLSSDYEGFGNVLVEALACGTPVASTNCPEGPAEILTGPLSIGLSELNGQALADAIKRVLASRPLAGPEQLAAFAQDAVVERYLALVNQ, from the coding sequence ATGCGCCACACCATTCTGTTCATCATCGACGGCCTGCCCGGGGGCGGCGCCGAGCGCGTGGTCATCACGCTGGCCGGCGAGATGGCCGCCCGCGGCCATCAGGTCACGATCGCCTCGCTGCAGGCCAGCCTCGACTACGCGATACCCGCCGGCGTCGACTACCTGCTGGTGGAAGACCGCTACCGCGGGCCGCTCCGCCGCCAGACCGAAATCCGCCGCCGGGCCCGCCAGCTCGACGGCGCGCTGCGCCGGCACTTCGCAGGACGCCGCATCGACCTGGCCGTTTCCAACCTGCCCAAAACCGACAGGATCGTGGCGGCCTGCCCCTACCTGGAACAAGCCTGGCTGTGCCTGCATTGCGCGATCCAGGCCGGGCAACTGGCGGAGCGAAGCGGCATCCGGCGCTGGCTGAAAAAACGCCAGCTCGTCCGCACCTACTCAGGCCGCAAACTGATCACGGTCTGCCAGGCGCTGCAGCGGGACGTGCTGGACTGCGGCATACGACCGGCGCGGATGGAGGCCATCTACAATCCGTTCGACCTGGACTGGATACGCCGGCGCGCGGCCCAGCCCTGCCCGATGGACGGGGAGGATTTCATCCTCCATGTCGGGCGCTTCAACCACCAGAAACGACACGACCGGCTGCTGGAAGCATTCAAGCTGAGCGGCTATCCCGGCAAGCTGGCGCTGCTCGGCCAGGGCGGCCAGGCCGAACTGTCCGCAATCCAGGTCCAGGCAGAGCGGCTGGGCGTCGCGGATCGGCTGGTCGTCGCGGGCTTCACGGACAATCCATACGCCTACATGCGCGCCGCGCGCGCGCTGGTGCTCAGCTCCGACTACGAAGGGTTCGGCAACGTGCTGGTCGAGGCGCTGGCCTGCGGCACCCCGGTGGCCAGCACCAATTGCCCCGAAGGCCCGGCGGAAATCCTGACCGGCCCGCTGTCGATCGGTCTGAGCGAGCTGAATGGCCAAGCGCTGGCCGATGCGATCAAACGCGTGCTGGCCTCGCGCCCGCTTGCCGGGCCGGAGCAACTGGCCGCATTCGCTCAGGACGCCGTCGTCGAACGTTATCTGGCGCTGGTCAATCAGTAA
- a CDS encoding glycosyltransferase family A protein, which produces MLLSIIMPAHNAAAYLERTLALLAQQIAGLEQVEVVAIDDASTDETAKILVEFARTHSWLKAISVDFANVGLARQAGIGLAGGQYVTFLDSDDAFLSGGLAWMVNVLRQRAPDLLMTPLQETGQPLDGTEVAGLFQDVVPLSTQQACDLFCEHQRLQGHFAGKCVTRQILLQHDLAAMECYEDMMTTPHWIVEAKSIVWGEVPVYAYYKRPGSLSDRGQTWRYGKEYIRALQSIEAAFAGRIAVWQTAHLWIGFAKDLLKTSTGRQFLDTQPAVAEKIQSISVWKYLVATQVSCKWKIRFLRVRLRL; this is translated from the coding sequence ATGTTGCTAAGTATCATCATGCCGGCGCATAACGCTGCAGCTTATCTGGAGCGGACACTGGCGTTGCTGGCACAGCAAATCGCCGGATTGGAGCAGGTGGAGGTGGTCGCGATTGATGATGCCTCTACCGATGAGACGGCCAAGATACTTGTGGAGTTTGCGCGGACCCATTCCTGGTTGAAGGCGATTTCGGTTGATTTCGCAAATGTAGGTTTGGCGCGCCAGGCCGGGATCGGCCTGGCGGGTGGACAATATGTGACCTTTCTTGACAGCGACGACGCCTTTTTATCTGGCGGTCTGGCCTGGATGGTGAATGTGCTGCGTCAGCGCGCGCCGGACTTGCTGATGACGCCGCTGCAGGAAACCGGTCAGCCGTTGGATGGGACGGAAGTTGCAGGATTGTTTCAAGATGTAGTGCCGTTGTCGACTCAGCAAGCCTGCGATTTGTTTTGCGAGCATCAGCGTTTGCAAGGGCACTTCGCCGGAAAGTGCGTGACGCGTCAGATTCTGCTGCAGCACGATCTTGCCGCCATGGAGTGTTACGAGGACATGATGACAACGCCCCACTGGATCGTTGAAGCGAAGTCTATCGTATGGGGCGAGGTGCCTGTCTATGCCTATTACAAGCGGCCGGGCAGTCTGTCCGATCGCGGTCAGACATGGCGCTATGGCAAGGAGTACATCAGGGCATTGCAGAGCATAGAGGCTGCGTTTGCAGGGCGCATCGCTGTCTGGCAGACCGCGCATTTGTGGATCGGCTTTGCCAAAGATCTGCTCAAAACGTCTACAGGACGACAGTTCCTGGATACACAGCCTGCGGTTGCTGAGAAAATTCAGTCCATTTCGGTATGGAAATATCTTGTGGCTACACAAGTTTCCTGCAAATGGAAAATACGCTTCCTGCGAGTGCGGCTGCGATTGTAA
- a CDS encoding NAD-dependent epimerase/dehydratase family protein produces the protein MTKILVTGAAGFIGRAVCEKLLERRDVQVVGIDNLNDYYAVELKHARLATLQGRSNFSFHRQDIADWPAMERLFSAEKFDYVIHLAAQAGVRYSLQNPHAYAESNLLGFTNVLEACRRHPVKHLVFAGSSSVYGSGSAVPFSEDQRADHPVSFYAATKRANELMAASYSHLYRLPTTSLRFFTVYGPWGRPDMAPWLFTDAILNGRPIKVFNHGKMQRDFTYIDDIVEGVVRVMEHVPSGELPHTIFNIGNHQPVELMTFIQLTEKYCGREAIKEYLPMQDGDVPITYAETSRLRDAVGFTPSTSLEVGMARFVEWFRNYHAV, from the coding sequence ATGACAAAGATTCTGGTGACCGGCGCCGCCGGTTTTATTGGTCGGGCAGTATGCGAGAAGCTGCTGGAGCGGCGAGATGTTCAGGTTGTCGGAATCGATAATCTGAATGACTACTACGCGGTCGAGCTCAAGCATGCCAGGCTGGCGACTCTGCAGGGACGGTCCAATTTCAGTTTTCATCGGCAGGACATCGCGGACTGGCCTGCGATGGAACGCTTGTTCTCGGCTGAAAAATTCGATTATGTCATTCATCTGGCAGCCCAGGCCGGGGTGCGTTATTCGCTGCAGAATCCCCATGCTTATGCGGAAAGCAATTTGTTGGGCTTTACCAATGTACTGGAGGCCTGCCGTCGCCATCCAGTCAAGCACTTGGTTTTTGCCGGATCATCCAGTGTTTACGGAAGCGGTTCGGCTGTGCCGTTTTCGGAGGATCAGCGAGCCGATCATCCGGTCAGCTTTTATGCTGCCACCAAACGCGCGAACGAGTTGATGGCCGCCAGCTATTCTCATTTGTATCGACTGCCTACGACCAGCTTGCGTTTCTTTACGGTCTATGGCCCATGGGGGCGGCCGGACATGGCTCCTTGGCTGTTTACCGATGCCATTCTGAACGGTCGGCCGATCAAGGTGTTCAATCACGGAAAGATGCAGCGTGACTTCACCTATATCGACGATATCGTTGAGGGGGTGGTGCGGGTGATGGAGCACGTTCCGTCCGGCGAGTTGCCGCATACGATTTTCAATATCGGCAATCACCAGCCGGTGGAGCTGATGACCTTCATCCAACTGACCGAGAAATATTGCGGCAGAGAGGCAATCAAGGAGTACCTGCCCATGCAGGATGGTGATGTGCCGATCACTTACGCCGAAACATCTCGTTTGAGAGATGCGGTGGGTTTCACGCCATCCACTTCGCTTGAGGTTGGTATGGCCCGTTTTGTCGAATGGTTCAGGAATTATCATGCGGTTTGA
- a CDS encoding O-antigen ligase family protein — MRFDGAAGLAQRMPMLGRVVQAAPLALLLGCCLILTLPASGRTLFYILCSLSLLFLPLAMFQRLEAKPKALNLLLSFALLIFIGFRAAWLWYFPAPTDAGLFPVAFAYQLSNKIWLSALPLLLFPLWSPFRERLSPAGATLALVSASALLSMITLKAWYDAHGVRVGLGSLYATGAAYLLSAIHFFALLLFHPFRLKKWQWLGLCLLIALQFMSIVATGTRAALLVYLFVLGCALLWRFGLHQSWRTYAIAALLSVATLWLSWAAVGSRVKQAQADLIAYSQGNADTSLGIRFSLWDAGVHAVREQPWGQSIQARDVLFHQLVKDGALNKAALIMRDVHLHNEWLEILSLQGLPGALSWLIFLLGFGVYGWKRGGFFRRFALFYIGFWLVFGLSDVLLLSPQIAMFGAMFAALGLYLAPIFDARDERRL, encoded by the coding sequence ATGCGGTTTGATGGCGCAGCGGGGCTGGCGCAGAGGATGCCAATGCTGGGGCGCGTGGTTCAGGCCGCTCCATTGGCCTTGCTTTTGGGGTGTTGTCTAATCCTGACGCTTCCGGCATCCGGGCGTACGCTGTTTTACATCCTGTGCTCGTTGTCCCTGCTGTTTTTGCCGTTGGCCATGTTTCAACGCCTTGAGGCCAAGCCGAAGGCGCTGAACCTGTTGTTATCGTTTGCGCTGCTGATTTTCATTGGTTTTCGCGCCGCTTGGCTCTGGTATTTCCCCGCGCCTACTGATGCGGGCCTTTTCCCCGTGGCCTTCGCCTACCAGCTCTCAAATAAGATCTGGCTCAGCGCTTTGCCCTTGCTTCTATTTCCTCTGTGGAGTCCATTCCGGGAGCGTTTGTCTCCCGCAGGTGCGACGCTCGCCTTGGTATCGGCGTCGGCGCTGCTGTCCATGATTACTTTGAAAGCTTGGTATGATGCACATGGTGTCAGGGTCGGTTTGGGGAGTTTGTATGCTACCGGCGCTGCTTATCTCCTCAGTGCGATTCATTTTTTCGCCTTGCTGTTGTTCCATCCCTTTCGCCTTAAAAAGTGGCAATGGCTCGGCCTCTGCTTGCTGATTGCATTGCAGTTCATGTCCATCGTGGCAACAGGCACCCGCGCGGCGCTTCTGGTTTATCTGTTTGTGCTGGGTTGCGCACTCCTGTGGCGCTTTGGTTTGCATCAGAGCTGGCGCACCTATGCGATCGCTGCGTTGCTGTCAGTGGCGACGCTCTGGCTCAGCTGGGCGGCGGTGGGCAGTAGAGTCAAGCAGGCGCAAGCGGATCTGATCGCCTATAGCCAGGGCAATGCCGATACGTCTTTGGGCATTCGCTTTTCTCTTTGGGATGCCGGGGTGCATGCGGTAAGGGAACAACCATGGGGCCAAAGCATCCAGGCGCGAGATGTCTTGTTTCATCAGCTGGTGAAAGATGGCGCGCTCAATAAAGCCGCCCTGATCATGCGGGATGTCCATCTGCATAATGAATGGCTGGAGATTTTGTCGCTGCAAGGCTTGCCGGGCGCTTTGTCTTGGTTGATTTTCCTGCTGGGCTTCGGCGTCTACGGTTGGAAGAGGGGCGGTTTTTTCAGGCGATTCGCGCTGTTTTATATTGGATTCTGGCTGGTATTCGGTCTGAGTGACGTGCTGTTGCTGAGTCCGCAGATTGCAATGTTTGGCGCGATGTTTGCAGCTCTTGGCTTATACCTGGCGCCGATATTCGACGCCAGGGATGAGAGGAGGCTTTAG